A genomic window from Ferviditalea candida includes:
- the pstC gene encoding phosphate ABC transporter permease subunit PstC: MEDRLLADKKNNPLAEKLFKSGTLIFASLIIMLFIWMVLVLFFESRMSIQKFGFQFLTSTDWNPVKGHFGALPFIFGTVVSSFIAIAIATPISIGAALFLTELAPKWLKAPIAFLIELLAAIPSILFGLWGLFVFVPFVREWLETPLMSILGWLPLFSGAPIGIGMLSAGILLAIMIIPIITALSRDVIESVPTLQKEGILALGATQWETIWRVVLPIARPGILGAVILGLGRALGETMAVTMVIGNRPEIKASLFAPAHSMAAVIANEFTEAVEDIYLSSLIEIGLLLFLVTFVLNALARMLIWSLTRGQGVEGRL, encoded by the coding sequence ATGGAAGACAGGCTGCTGGCTGATAAAAAAAACAACCCGCTTGCGGAAAAACTCTTTAAATCGGGAACCCTGATATTCGCTTCATTGATTATTATGCTTTTCATTTGGATGGTATTGGTTTTATTCTTTGAGTCCAGAATGTCCATACAAAAATTTGGCTTTCAATTCCTGACCAGTACGGATTGGAATCCGGTCAAAGGACATTTTGGCGCGCTTCCTTTCATATTCGGCACCGTTGTCTCCTCATTCATCGCGATTGCGATTGCGACTCCGATCAGTATCGGAGCAGCCCTGTTTTTAACGGAGTTGGCTCCGAAATGGTTAAAGGCGCCCATTGCTTTCCTGATTGAACTGCTCGCCGCGATTCCAAGCATATTATTTGGTTTATGGGGATTATTTGTGTTTGTTCCCTTCGTACGGGAATGGCTTGAAACACCGTTAATGAGCATACTGGGGTGGCTCCCGCTTTTTTCCGGCGCGCCGATCGGCATCGGTATGCTGAGTGCTGGAATATTGTTGGCGATCATGATTATTCCAATCATTACCGCATTGTCGAGAGATGTGATAGAATCTGTCCCAACCCTTCAAAAGGAAGGAATATTGGCGCTTGGCGCAACGCAATGGGAGACGATCTGGAGAGTCGTTCTGCCTATTGCAAGGCCTGGAATTCTGGGAGCCGTCATTCTGGGATTGGGTCGAGCATTGGGGGAAACCATGGCGGTTACCATGGTCATCGGCAATCGGCCGGAAATCAAGGCCTCCTTATTTGCTCCTGCCCATTCAATGGCCGCCGTCATTGCGAATGAATTTACGGAAGCGGTCGAAGATATCTATTTATCCTCATTGATCGAAATCGGATTGCTGCTGTTTCTTGTCACTTTTGTGCTGAATGCATTGGCCAGGATGCTGATTTGGTCGTTAACCAGAGGACAGGGGGTGGAGGGACGTCTATGA